One genomic region from Rattus norvegicus strain BN/NHsdMcwi chromosome 10, GRCr8, whole genome shotgun sequence encodes:
- the Myo1c gene encoding unconventional myosin-Ic isoform X1, whose translation MLWALGSDGVRVTMESALTARDRVGVQDFVLLENFTSEAAFIENLRRRFRENLIYTYIGPVLVSVNPYRDLQIYTRQHMERYRGVSFYEVPPHLFAVADTVYRALRTERRDQAVMISGESGAGKTEATKRLLQFYAETCPAPERGGAVRDRLLQSNPVLEAFGNAKTLRNDNSSRFGKYMDVQFDFKGAPVGGHILSYLLEKSRVVHQNHGERNFHVFYQLLEGGEEEALRRLGLERNPQSYLYLVKGQCAKVSSINDKSDWKVVRKALSVIDFTEDEVEDLLSIVASVLHLGNIHFAADEDSNAQVTTENQLKYLTRLLGVEGTTLREALTHRKIIAKGEELLSPLNLEQAAYARDALAKAVYSRTFTWLVRKINRSLASKDAESPSWRSTTVLGLLDIYGFEVFQHNSFEQFCINYCNEKLQQLFIELTLKSEQEEYEAEGIAWEPVQYFNNKIICDLVEEKFKGIISILDEECLRPGEATDLTFLEKLEDTIKHHPHFLTHKLADQKTRKSLDRGEFRLLHYAGEVTYSVTGFLDKNNDLLFRNLKETMCSSTNPIMAQCFDKSELSDKKRPETVATQFKMSLLQLVEILRSKEPAYIRCIKPNDAKQPGRFDEVLIRHQVKYLGLMENLRVRRAGFAYRRKYEAFLQRYKSLCPETWPVWTGRPQDGVAVLVRHLGYKPEEYKMGRTKIFIRFPKTLFATEDSLEVRRQSLATKIQAAWRGFHWRQKFLRVKRSAICIQSWWRGTLGRRKAAKRKWAAQTIRRLIRGFILRHAPRCPENAFFLDHVRTSFLLNLRRQLPRNVLDTSWPTPPPALREASELLRELCMKNMVWKYCRSISPEWKQQLQQKAVASEIFKGKKDNYPQSVPRLFISTRLGTEEISPRVLQALGSEPIQYAVPVVKYDRKGYKPRSRQLLLTPSAVVIVEDAKVKQRIDYANLTGISVSSLSDSLFVLHVQREDSKQKGDVVLQSDHVIETLTKTALSADRVNNININQGSITFAGGPGRDGIIDFTSGSELLITKAKNGHLAVVAPRLNSR comes from the exons ATGCTCTGG GCCCTGGGCAGTGACGGGGTACGAGTGACCATGGAGAGCGCCTTGACTGCCCGAGACCGGGTGGGGGTGCAAGACTTTGTTCTGCTGGAGAACTTCACCAGTGAGGCTGCCTTCATTGAGAACCTCCGGCGTCGATTCCGGGAGAACCTCATTTAT ACCTACATTGGCCCTGTCCTGGTCTCTGTCAACCCCTACCGGGACCTACAGATCTACACACGGCAACATATGGAACGCTACCGTGGCGTCAGTTTCTATGAAGTGCCGCCTCATCT GTTTGCAGTGGCTGACACTGTATACCGGGCGCTTCGTACTGAGCGTCGGGACCAAGCAGTGATGATTTCTGGAGAGAGTGGGGCAGGGAAGACAGAGGCCACCAAGAGATTGCTCCAGTTCTATGCAGAGACCTGCCCAGCCCCTGAAAGGGGTGGCGCAGTGCGAGACCGCCTGTTGCAGAGCAACCCTGTGCTGGAG GCCTTTGGGAATGCCAAGACTCTCCGCAACGACAACTCCAGCCGCTTTGGGAAGTACATGGATGTGCAGTTTGACTTCAAG GGTGCCCCTGTGGGAGGCCACATTCTCAGTTACCTCCTGGAGAAGTCTCGAGTGGTACACCAGAATCACGGAGAACGGAACTTCCACGTCTTTTACCAGCTCctggaggggggggaggaggaggctcTTCGTCGTCTGGGCTTGGAACGGAACCCCCAGAGCTACTTGTACCTGGTGAAG GGCCAGTGTGCCAAGGTCTCCTCCATCAATGACAAGAGTGACTGGAAGGTTGTGAGGAAGGCGCTGTCAGTCATTGACTTCACTGAGGATGAAGTGGAG GACTTGCTAAGCATCGTGGCCAGCGTCCTACATCTGGGCAATATCCACTTTGCTGCTGATGAGGACAGCAATGCCCAGGTTACTACTGAGAACCAGCTCAAATATCTGACCAGG CTCCTTGGTGTGGAAGGCACAACACTGAGGGAAGCCCTGACCCACAGGAAGATCATCGCCAAGGGGGAAGAG CTCCTGAGCCCACTGAACCTTGAACAGGCTGCATATGCAAGGGATGCTCTTGCCAAGGCTGTGTACAGCCGCACTTTCACCTGGTTGGTCAGAAAGATCAATAGGTCTCTGGCCTCTAAG GACGCTGAGAGCCCCAGCTGGCGAAGCACCACAGTTCTTGGGCTCCTGGACATTTATGGCTTCGAAGTGTTTCAGCATAACAG CTTCGAGCAGTTCTGCATCAACTATTGCAATGAGAAGCTGCAGCAGCTCTTCATTGAGCTGACTCTCAAGTCCGAGCAGGAGGAATACGAGGCAGAGGGCATCGcg TGGGAACCTGTCCAATACTTCAACAACAAGATCATCTGTGACCTGGTGGAGGAGAAATTCAAGGGCATCATCTCCATCTTG GATGAAGAGTGCCTGCGTCCTGGGGAGGCCACAGACCTGACCTTCCTGGAGAAGCTGGAGGACACAATCAAGCACCACCCTCACTTCCTGAC GCACAAGCTTGCTGACCAGAAGACCAGGAAATCCCTCGACCGAGGGGAGTTCCGCCTTCTTCATTATGCGGGAGAGGTGACCTACAGCGTGACTG GGTTTCTGGATAAAAACAATGACCTCCTCTTCCGGAACCTGAAGGAG ACCATGTGCAGCTCCACGAACCCCATCATGGCCCAGTGCTTTGACAAGAGTGAGCTCAGTGACAAGAAGCGGCCAGAGACG GTGGCCACCCAGTTCAAGATGAGCCTCTTGCAGCTAGTGGAGATCCTGAGGTCTAAGGAACCTGCTTATATCCGGTGCATCAAGCCAAATGACGCCAAACAGCCGG GTCGCTTTGATGAGGTGCTCATCCGACACCAAGTGAAGTACCTGGGACTTATGGAGAATCTGCGTGTGCGCAGAGCTGGCTTTGCCTACCGTCGAAAATATGAGGCTTTCCTGCAGAG GTACAAGTCACTGTGCCCAGAGACATGGCCCGTGTGGACAGGACGGCCCCAGGATGGGGTGGCTGTGTTGGTCAGACACCTTGGCTATAAGCCAGAAGAGTACAAAATGGGCAG GACTAAGATCTTCATCCGATTCCCCAAGACCTTGTTTGCCACAGAGGACTCCCTGGAAGTCCGACGGCAGAGTCTAG CCACCAAGATCCAGGCGGCGTGGAGGGGCTTTCATTGGCGGCAGAAATTTCTCCGGGTGAAGCGATCAG CCATCTGTATCCAGTCCTGGTGGCGCGGTACACTGGGCCGGAGGAAGGCAGCCAAAAGGAAGTGGGCAGCCCAGACTATCCGTAG ACTCATCCGTGGCTTCATTTTGCGTCATGCACCCCGGTGCCCTGAGAATGCCTTCTTCCTGGACCACGTGCGCACGTCATTTTTGCTTAACCTGAGGCGACAACTACCCCGGAATGTTCTGGACACCTCCTGGCCCACACCCCCACCTGCCCTGAGAGAG GCCTCGGAGCTGCTCCGGGAGCTATGCATGAAGAACATGGTGTGGAAATACTGCCGGAGTATCAGCCCTGAGTGGAAGCAGCAG CTGCAGCAAAAGGCGGTGGCTAGTGAAATTTTCAAGGGCAAGAAGGACAATTACCCCCAGAGTGTCCCCAGACTTTTCATCAGCACACGGCTTG GCACAGAGGAGATCAGCCCCAGAGTGCTTCAGGCCTTGGGCTCTGAACCCATCCAG TATGCAGTGCCTGTGGTAAAATACGACCGTAAGGGCTACAAGCCTCGTTCCCGGCAGCTGCTGCTCACACCCAGTGCTGTGGTCATCGTGGAGGATGCCAAAGTCAAGCAGAGAATTGATTATGCCAACCTAACTG GAATCTCCGTCAGTAGCCTGAGTGATAGCCTGTTTGTGCTTCACGTGCAGCGTGAAGACAGCAAGCAGAAG GGAGATGTGGTACTGCAGAGCGATCATGTGATCGAGACACTAACCAAGACGGCCCTCAGTGCTGACCGTGTGAATAATATCAACATCAACCAGGGCAG CATCACGTTTGCAGGGGGTCCAGGCAGGGATGGCATCATCGACTTCACATCTGGCTCAGAGCTTCTCATCACCAAGGCTAAGAATGGCCACCTGGCTGTG GTGGCCCCACGGCTGAATTCTCGGTGA
- the Myo1c gene encoding unconventional myosin-Ic isoform 2 (isoform 2 is encoded by transcript variant 2), whose amino-acid sequence MRYRASALGSDGVRVTMESALTARDRVGVQDFVLLENFTSEAAFIENLRRRFRENLIYTYIGPVLVSVNPYRDLQIYTRQHMERYRGVSFYEVPPHLFAVADTVYRALRTERRDQAVMISGESGAGKTEATKRLLQFYAETCPAPERGGAVRDRLLQSNPVLEAFGNAKTLRNDNSSRFGKYMDVQFDFKGAPVGGHILSYLLEKSRVVHQNHGERNFHVFYQLLEGGEEEALRRLGLERNPQSYLYLVKGQCAKVSSINDKSDWKVVRKALSVIDFTEDEVEDLLSIVASVLHLGNIHFAADEDSNAQVTTENQLKYLTRLLGVEGTTLREALTHRKIIAKGEELLSPLNLEQAAYARDALAKAVYSRTFTWLVRKINRSLASKDAESPSWRSTTVLGLLDIYGFEVFQHNSFEQFCINYCNEKLQQLFIELTLKSEQEEYEAEGIAWEPVQYFNNKIICDLVEEKFKGIISILDEECLRPGEATDLTFLEKLEDTIKHHPHFLTHKLADQKTRKSLDRGEFRLLHYAGEVTYSVTGFLDKNNDLLFRNLKETMCSSTNPIMAQCFDKSELSDKKRPETVATQFKMSLLQLVEILRSKEPAYIRCIKPNDAKQPGRFDEVLIRHQVKYLGLMENLRVRRAGFAYRRKYEAFLQRYKSLCPETWPVWTGRPQDGVAVLVRHLGYKPEEYKMGRTKIFIRFPKTLFATEDSLEVRRQSLATKIQAAWRGFHWRQKFLRVKRSAICIQSWWRGTLGRRKAAKRKWAAQTIRRLIRGFILRHAPRCPENAFFLDHVRTSFLLNLRRQLPRNVLDTSWPTPPPALREASELLRELCMKNMVWKYCRSISPEWKQQLQQKAVASEIFKGKKDNYPQSVPRLFISTRLGTEEISPRVLQALGSEPIQYAVPVVKYDRKGYKPRSRQLLLTPSAVVIVEDAKVKQRIDYANLTGISVSSLSDSLFVLHVQREDSKQKGDVVLQSDHVIETLTKTALSADRVNNININQGSITFAGGPGRDGIIDFTSGSELLITKAKNGHLAVVAPRLNSR is encoded by the exons ATGCGCTACCGGGCGTCG GCCCTGGGCAGTGACGGGGTACGAGTGACCATGGAGAGCGCCTTGACTGCCCGAGACCGGGTGGGGGTGCAAGACTTTGTTCTGCTGGAGAACTTCACCAGTGAGGCTGCCTTCATTGAGAACCTCCGGCGTCGATTCCGGGAGAACCTCATTTAT ACCTACATTGGCCCTGTCCTGGTCTCTGTCAACCCCTACCGGGACCTACAGATCTACACACGGCAACATATGGAACGCTACCGTGGCGTCAGTTTCTATGAAGTGCCGCCTCATCT GTTTGCAGTGGCTGACACTGTATACCGGGCGCTTCGTACTGAGCGTCGGGACCAAGCAGTGATGATTTCTGGAGAGAGTGGGGCAGGGAAGACAGAGGCCACCAAGAGATTGCTCCAGTTCTATGCAGAGACCTGCCCAGCCCCTGAAAGGGGTGGCGCAGTGCGAGACCGCCTGTTGCAGAGCAACCCTGTGCTGGAG GCCTTTGGGAATGCCAAGACTCTCCGCAACGACAACTCCAGCCGCTTTGGGAAGTACATGGATGTGCAGTTTGACTTCAAG GGTGCCCCTGTGGGAGGCCACATTCTCAGTTACCTCCTGGAGAAGTCTCGAGTGGTACACCAGAATCACGGAGAACGGAACTTCCACGTCTTTTACCAGCTCctggaggggggggaggaggaggctcTTCGTCGTCTGGGCTTGGAACGGAACCCCCAGAGCTACTTGTACCTGGTGAAG GGCCAGTGTGCCAAGGTCTCCTCCATCAATGACAAGAGTGACTGGAAGGTTGTGAGGAAGGCGCTGTCAGTCATTGACTTCACTGAGGATGAAGTGGAG GACTTGCTAAGCATCGTGGCCAGCGTCCTACATCTGGGCAATATCCACTTTGCTGCTGATGAGGACAGCAATGCCCAGGTTACTACTGAGAACCAGCTCAAATATCTGACCAGG CTCCTTGGTGTGGAAGGCACAACACTGAGGGAAGCCCTGACCCACAGGAAGATCATCGCCAAGGGGGAAGAG CTCCTGAGCCCACTGAACCTTGAACAGGCTGCATATGCAAGGGATGCTCTTGCCAAGGCTGTGTACAGCCGCACTTTCACCTGGTTGGTCAGAAAGATCAATAGGTCTCTGGCCTCTAAG GACGCTGAGAGCCCCAGCTGGCGAAGCACCACAGTTCTTGGGCTCCTGGACATTTATGGCTTCGAAGTGTTTCAGCATAACAG CTTCGAGCAGTTCTGCATCAACTATTGCAATGAGAAGCTGCAGCAGCTCTTCATTGAGCTGACTCTCAAGTCCGAGCAGGAGGAATACGAGGCAGAGGGCATCGcg TGGGAACCTGTCCAATACTTCAACAACAAGATCATCTGTGACCTGGTGGAGGAGAAATTCAAGGGCATCATCTCCATCTTG GATGAAGAGTGCCTGCGTCCTGGGGAGGCCACAGACCTGACCTTCCTGGAGAAGCTGGAGGACACAATCAAGCACCACCCTCACTTCCTGAC GCACAAGCTTGCTGACCAGAAGACCAGGAAATCCCTCGACCGAGGGGAGTTCCGCCTTCTTCATTATGCGGGAGAGGTGACCTACAGCGTGACTG GGTTTCTGGATAAAAACAATGACCTCCTCTTCCGGAACCTGAAGGAG ACCATGTGCAGCTCCACGAACCCCATCATGGCCCAGTGCTTTGACAAGAGTGAGCTCAGTGACAAGAAGCGGCCAGAGACG GTGGCCACCCAGTTCAAGATGAGCCTCTTGCAGCTAGTGGAGATCCTGAGGTCTAAGGAACCTGCTTATATCCGGTGCATCAAGCCAAATGACGCCAAACAGCCGG GTCGCTTTGATGAGGTGCTCATCCGACACCAAGTGAAGTACCTGGGACTTATGGAGAATCTGCGTGTGCGCAGAGCTGGCTTTGCCTACCGTCGAAAATATGAGGCTTTCCTGCAGAG GTACAAGTCACTGTGCCCAGAGACATGGCCCGTGTGGACAGGACGGCCCCAGGATGGGGTGGCTGTGTTGGTCAGACACCTTGGCTATAAGCCAGAAGAGTACAAAATGGGCAG GACTAAGATCTTCATCCGATTCCCCAAGACCTTGTTTGCCACAGAGGACTCCCTGGAAGTCCGACGGCAGAGTCTAG CCACCAAGATCCAGGCGGCGTGGAGGGGCTTTCATTGGCGGCAGAAATTTCTCCGGGTGAAGCGATCAG CCATCTGTATCCAGTCCTGGTGGCGCGGTACACTGGGCCGGAGGAAGGCAGCCAAAAGGAAGTGGGCAGCCCAGACTATCCGTAG ACTCATCCGTGGCTTCATTTTGCGTCATGCACCCCGGTGCCCTGAGAATGCCTTCTTCCTGGACCACGTGCGCACGTCATTTTTGCTTAACCTGAGGCGACAACTACCCCGGAATGTTCTGGACACCTCCTGGCCCACACCCCCACCTGCCCTGAGAGAG GCCTCGGAGCTGCTCCGGGAGCTATGCATGAAGAACATGGTGTGGAAATACTGCCGGAGTATCAGCCCTGAGTGGAAGCAGCAG CTGCAGCAAAAGGCGGTGGCTAGTGAAATTTTCAAGGGCAAGAAGGACAATTACCCCCAGAGTGTCCCCAGACTTTTCATCAGCACACGGCTTG GCACAGAGGAGATCAGCCCCAGAGTGCTTCAGGCCTTGGGCTCTGAACCCATCCAG TATGCAGTGCCTGTGGTAAAATACGACCGTAAGGGCTACAAGCCTCGTTCCCGGCAGCTGCTGCTCACACCCAGTGCTGTGGTCATCGTGGAGGATGCCAAAGTCAAGCAGAGAATTGATTATGCCAACCTAACTG GAATCTCCGTCAGTAGCCTGAGTGATAGCCTGTTTGTGCTTCACGTGCAGCGTGAAGACAGCAAGCAGAAG GGAGATGTGGTACTGCAGAGCGATCATGTGATCGAGACACTAACCAAGACGGCCCTCAGTGCTGACCGTGTGAATAATATCAACATCAACCAGGGCAG CATCACGTTTGCAGGGGGTCCAGGCAGGGATGGCATCATCGACTTCACATCTGGCTCAGAGCTTCTCATCACCAAGGCTAAGAATGGCCACCTGGCTGTG GTGGCCCCACGGCTGAATTCTCGGTGA
- the Myo1c gene encoding unconventional myosin-Ic isoform 1 (isoform 1 is encoded by transcript variant 1) translates to MALQVELIPTGEIIRVVHPHRPCKLALGSDGVRVTMESALTARDRVGVQDFVLLENFTSEAAFIENLRRRFRENLIYTYIGPVLVSVNPYRDLQIYTRQHMERYRGVSFYEVPPHLFAVADTVYRALRTERRDQAVMISGESGAGKTEATKRLLQFYAETCPAPERGGAVRDRLLQSNPVLEAFGNAKTLRNDNSSRFGKYMDVQFDFKGAPVGGHILSYLLEKSRVVHQNHGERNFHVFYQLLEGGEEEALRRLGLERNPQSYLYLVKGQCAKVSSINDKSDWKVVRKALSVIDFTEDEVEDLLSIVASVLHLGNIHFAADEDSNAQVTTENQLKYLTRLLGVEGTTLREALTHRKIIAKGEELLSPLNLEQAAYARDALAKAVYSRTFTWLVRKINRSLASKDAESPSWRSTTVLGLLDIYGFEVFQHNSFEQFCINYCNEKLQQLFIELTLKSEQEEYEAEGIAWEPVQYFNNKIICDLVEEKFKGIISILDEECLRPGEATDLTFLEKLEDTIKHHPHFLTHKLADQKTRKSLDRGEFRLLHYAGEVTYSVTGFLDKNNDLLFRNLKETMCSSTNPIMAQCFDKSELSDKKRPETVATQFKMSLLQLVEILRSKEPAYIRCIKPNDAKQPGRFDEVLIRHQVKYLGLMENLRVRRAGFAYRRKYEAFLQRYKSLCPETWPVWTGRPQDGVAVLVRHLGYKPEEYKMGRTKIFIRFPKTLFATEDSLEVRRQSLATKIQAAWRGFHWRQKFLRVKRSAICIQSWWRGTLGRRKAAKRKWAAQTIRRLIRGFILRHAPRCPENAFFLDHVRTSFLLNLRRQLPRNVLDTSWPTPPPALREASELLRELCMKNMVWKYCRSISPEWKQQLQQKAVASEIFKGKKDNYPQSVPRLFISTRLGTEEISPRVLQALGSEPIQYAVPVVKYDRKGYKPRSRQLLLTPSAVVIVEDAKVKQRIDYANLTGISVSSLSDSLFVLHVQREDSKQKGDVVLQSDHVIETLTKTALSADRVNNININQGSITFAGGPGRDGIIDFTSGSELLITKAKNGHLAVVAPRLNSR, encoded by the exons ATGCAAACTT GCCCTGGGCAGTGACGGGGTACGAGTGACCATGGAGAGCGCCTTGACTGCCCGAGACCGGGTGGGGGTGCAAGACTTTGTTCTGCTGGAGAACTTCACCAGTGAGGCTGCCTTCATTGAGAACCTCCGGCGTCGATTCCGGGAGAACCTCATTTAT ACCTACATTGGCCCTGTCCTGGTCTCTGTCAACCCCTACCGGGACCTACAGATCTACACACGGCAACATATGGAACGCTACCGTGGCGTCAGTTTCTATGAAGTGCCGCCTCATCT GTTTGCAGTGGCTGACACTGTATACCGGGCGCTTCGTACTGAGCGTCGGGACCAAGCAGTGATGATTTCTGGAGAGAGTGGGGCAGGGAAGACAGAGGCCACCAAGAGATTGCTCCAGTTCTATGCAGAGACCTGCCCAGCCCCTGAAAGGGGTGGCGCAGTGCGAGACCGCCTGTTGCAGAGCAACCCTGTGCTGGAG GCCTTTGGGAATGCCAAGACTCTCCGCAACGACAACTCCAGCCGCTTTGGGAAGTACATGGATGTGCAGTTTGACTTCAAG GGTGCCCCTGTGGGAGGCCACATTCTCAGTTACCTCCTGGAGAAGTCTCGAGTGGTACACCAGAATCACGGAGAACGGAACTTCCACGTCTTTTACCAGCTCctggaggggggggaggaggaggctcTTCGTCGTCTGGGCTTGGAACGGAACCCCCAGAGCTACTTGTACCTGGTGAAG GGCCAGTGTGCCAAGGTCTCCTCCATCAATGACAAGAGTGACTGGAAGGTTGTGAGGAAGGCGCTGTCAGTCATTGACTTCACTGAGGATGAAGTGGAG GACTTGCTAAGCATCGTGGCCAGCGTCCTACATCTGGGCAATATCCACTTTGCTGCTGATGAGGACAGCAATGCCCAGGTTACTACTGAGAACCAGCTCAAATATCTGACCAGG CTCCTTGGTGTGGAAGGCACAACACTGAGGGAAGCCCTGACCCACAGGAAGATCATCGCCAAGGGGGAAGAG CTCCTGAGCCCACTGAACCTTGAACAGGCTGCATATGCAAGGGATGCTCTTGCCAAGGCTGTGTACAGCCGCACTTTCACCTGGTTGGTCAGAAAGATCAATAGGTCTCTGGCCTCTAAG GACGCTGAGAGCCCCAGCTGGCGAAGCACCACAGTTCTTGGGCTCCTGGACATTTATGGCTTCGAAGTGTTTCAGCATAACAG CTTCGAGCAGTTCTGCATCAACTATTGCAATGAGAAGCTGCAGCAGCTCTTCATTGAGCTGACTCTCAAGTCCGAGCAGGAGGAATACGAGGCAGAGGGCATCGcg TGGGAACCTGTCCAATACTTCAACAACAAGATCATCTGTGACCTGGTGGAGGAGAAATTCAAGGGCATCATCTCCATCTTG GATGAAGAGTGCCTGCGTCCTGGGGAGGCCACAGACCTGACCTTCCTGGAGAAGCTGGAGGACACAATCAAGCACCACCCTCACTTCCTGAC GCACAAGCTTGCTGACCAGAAGACCAGGAAATCCCTCGACCGAGGGGAGTTCCGCCTTCTTCATTATGCGGGAGAGGTGACCTACAGCGTGACTG GGTTTCTGGATAAAAACAATGACCTCCTCTTCCGGAACCTGAAGGAG ACCATGTGCAGCTCCACGAACCCCATCATGGCCCAGTGCTTTGACAAGAGTGAGCTCAGTGACAAGAAGCGGCCAGAGACG GTGGCCACCCAGTTCAAGATGAGCCTCTTGCAGCTAGTGGAGATCCTGAGGTCTAAGGAACCTGCTTATATCCGGTGCATCAAGCCAAATGACGCCAAACAGCCGG GTCGCTTTGATGAGGTGCTCATCCGACACCAAGTGAAGTACCTGGGACTTATGGAGAATCTGCGTGTGCGCAGAGCTGGCTTTGCCTACCGTCGAAAATATGAGGCTTTCCTGCAGAG GTACAAGTCACTGTGCCCAGAGACATGGCCCGTGTGGACAGGACGGCCCCAGGATGGGGTGGCTGTGTTGGTCAGACACCTTGGCTATAAGCCAGAAGAGTACAAAATGGGCAG GACTAAGATCTTCATCCGATTCCCCAAGACCTTGTTTGCCACAGAGGACTCCCTGGAAGTCCGACGGCAGAGTCTAG CCACCAAGATCCAGGCGGCGTGGAGGGGCTTTCATTGGCGGCAGAAATTTCTCCGGGTGAAGCGATCAG CCATCTGTATCCAGTCCTGGTGGCGCGGTACACTGGGCCGGAGGAAGGCAGCCAAAAGGAAGTGGGCAGCCCAGACTATCCGTAG ACTCATCCGTGGCTTCATTTTGCGTCATGCACCCCGGTGCCCTGAGAATGCCTTCTTCCTGGACCACGTGCGCACGTCATTTTTGCTTAACCTGAGGCGACAACTACCCCGGAATGTTCTGGACACCTCCTGGCCCACACCCCCACCTGCCCTGAGAGAG GCCTCGGAGCTGCTCCGGGAGCTATGCATGAAGAACATGGTGTGGAAATACTGCCGGAGTATCAGCCCTGAGTGGAAGCAGCAG CTGCAGCAAAAGGCGGTGGCTAGTGAAATTTTCAAGGGCAAGAAGGACAATTACCCCCAGAGTGTCCCCAGACTTTTCATCAGCACACGGCTTG GCACAGAGGAGATCAGCCCCAGAGTGCTTCAGGCCTTGGGCTCTGAACCCATCCAG TATGCAGTGCCTGTGGTAAAATACGACCGTAAGGGCTACAAGCCTCGTTCCCGGCAGCTGCTGCTCACACCCAGTGCTGTGGTCATCGTGGAGGATGCCAAAGTCAAGCAGAGAATTGATTATGCCAACCTAACTG GAATCTCCGTCAGTAGCCTGAGTGATAGCCTGTTTGTGCTTCACGTGCAGCGTGAAGACAGCAAGCAGAAG GGAGATGTGGTACTGCAGAGCGATCATGTGATCGAGACACTAACCAAGACGGCCCTCAGTGCTGACCGTGTGAATAATATCAACATCAACCAGGGCAG CATCACGTTTGCAGGGGGTCCAGGCAGGGATGGCATCATCGACTTCACATCTGGCTCAGAGCTTCTCATCACCAAGGCTAAGAATGGCCACCTGGCTGTG GTGGCCCCACGGCTGAATTCTCGGTGA